A genomic region of Candidatus Omnitrophota bacterium contains the following coding sequences:
- the lpxA gene encoding acyl-ACP--UDP-N-acetylglucosamine O-acyltransferase, with amino-acid sequence MKIHPSAIISSKAKLDSGVAVGPYSIISDNVTIGADTLIGPHCVIEGNTTIGKSCEIFTGAVVGSRPQDLKFKGEKVFLEIGNNNIIREYCTLNPGTKEGAKTVIGDNNLLMAYSHVAHDCNVGNWCVLANNSTLAGHVTIEDRAVIGGIVAIHQFVRIGMLSIIGGCSKVVQDIPPFSTCDGHPARVYGLNLVGLRRKGISNKSIKQLDQAFRVIFNSGLSVKHAIEKVEKELEKSEEISYLINFAKSSERGLARSCR; translated from the coding sequence ATGAAAATACATCCTTCGGCAATAATTTCTTCGAAAGCAAAATTAGATTCGGGAGTAGCTGTTGGCCCTTATAGTATAATTAGCGACAATGTAACTATTGGCGCGGATACTTTGATTGGGCCGCATTGCGTAATCGAAGGTAATACTACTATTGGCAAATCTTGTGAAATATTTACTGGAGCGGTAGTGGGCAGCAGGCCTCAGGATCTCAAATTTAAAGGTGAAAAAGTTTTTTTAGAGATAGGTAATAATAATATTATCCGCGAGTACTGCACGCTCAATCCGGGAACCAAAGAAGGCGCAAAGACGGTTATCGGAGATAATAATTTGCTCATGGCTTATTCTCACGTTGCCCATGATTGTAATGTTGGTAATTGGTGTGTTTTGGCCAATAACAGTACTCTGGCTGGCCATGTTACCATTGAAGATAGGGCGGTAATCGGCGGGATAGTAGCAATACATCAATTTGTGCGTATTGGCATGCTTTCAATTATTGGCGGTTGTTCCAAGGTGGTTCAGGATATTCCCCCTTTTTCTACCTGTGATGGACATCCTGCGCGTGTGTATGGTCTAAATCTTGTTGGCTTAAGGCGCAAAGGCATCTCTAATAAATCCATTAAACAGCTTGATCAGGCATTCAGAGTAATATTTAATTCCGGGTTGTCCGTGAAACATGCCATTGAAAAAGTAGAAAAAGAGTTAGAGAAAAGTGAAGAGATATCTTATCTGATTAATTTTGCCAAAAGCTCTGAGCGTGGCCTGGCCCGTTCCTGCCGTTAA
- a CDS encoding bifunctional UDP-3-O-[3-hydroxymyristoyl] N-acetylglucosamine deacetylase/3-hydroxyacyl-ACP dehydratase, producing MEKQKTINREIHLKGKGIHTGHNVNVILKPAQVDSGVTFIRTDIAGSPRIKANVESLLIQKSSRRSSIGNNQAEVQTIEHLMAALFSLGIDNIDVEIDNNELPGLDGSSISFVEALVDGGLKEQDKEKYIYRVCQPITIQEGASSITIMPSCEFKVSYTLNYDHPMLSSQFLEILINAESFKTEIAPARTFCLESEAKDLQSQGLGMGANYENTLVVGDEGVIKNKLRFKDEFVRHKILDLIGDLYLAGCPIRGHVIALRSGHSLNLKIAQKIYQQRTTSQGASNMKEALDINEIMKILPHRQPFLFVDRVTHLEKGKRAVGFKNVTMNDDFFRGHFPGRPIMPGVLILEAMAQVGGVMMLASEENRGKLAFFMAIDNAKFRKTVIPGDRLVFEVEAGKMRSKIGTVHGKALVDGKVVAEADLMFALVDN from the coding sequence ATGGAAAAACAGAAAACAATTAACAGAGAGATCCACCTTAAAGGTAAAGGTATCCATACCGGCCATAATGTCAATGTAATTCTTAAGCCGGCGCAAGTAGATAGCGGGGTAACTTTTATCCGCACGGATATTGCAGGTTCCCCGAGGATAAAAGCCAATGTTGAGTCCCTGCTTATACAAAAATCAAGCCGCCGTTCTTCTATCGGAAATAACCAGGCAGAGGTGCAGACCATTGAGCATCTTATGGCTGCGTTATTTAGTTTGGGAATAGATAATATTGATGTTGAGATAGATAATAATGAACTTCCCGGTTTAGACGGAAGTTCGATTAGTTTTGTAGAGGCACTTGTCGATGGTGGCCTAAAGGAACAGGATAAAGAAAAATATATTTATAGAGTTTGCCAGCCAATAACTATCCAAGAGGGCGCAAGCTCCATTACAATTATGCCGTCTTGCGAGTTTAAAGTTTCTTATACTTTAAACTATGACCATCCAATGTTATCGTCGCAATTTTTAGAGATACTCATTAATGCAGAATCTTTTAAAACCGAGATTGCCCCAGCGCGCACTTTTTGCCTTGAAAGCGAGGCAAAAGATTTACAGAGTCAAGGTTTAGGCATGGGCGCTAACTACGAAAATACTCTGGTTGTAGGAGATGAAGGCGTAATTAAAAATAAACTCAGATTTAAGGATGAGTTTGTAAGGCATAAGATTCTGGATTTAATCGGAGATCTTTATCTGGCAGGTTGTCCAATCCGCGGCCATGTGATTGCATTAAGAAGTGGCCATTCTTTAAATTTAAAGATCGCCCAAAAGATTTACCAACAGAGAACAACTTCACAAGGAGCTAGTAATATGAAAGAGGCTTTAGATATTAATGAAATCATGAAAATCCTGCCGCATCGCCAGCCGTTTCTATTTGTTGACCGGGTTACCCATTTGGAAAAAGGAAAGAGGGCAGTTGGTTTTAAAAATGTAACGATGAATGATGATTTTTTTAGAGGGCATTTTCCAGGGAGGCCGATTATGCCGGGAGTACTTATTTTAGAGGCGATGGCCCAGGTCGGTGGAGTAATGATGCTAGCCAGCGAAGAGAATAGAGGGAAATTAGCGTTTTTTATGGCGATAGATAATGCTAAATTTAGAAAAACAGTTATTCCCGGTGACAGGTTAGTTTTTGAGGTAGAAGCCGGGAAGATGCGTTCAAAGATCGGTACTGTGCATGGCAAGGCTTTGGTAGATGGCAAGGTTGTTGCAGAAGCAGATTTGATGTTTGCGCTGGTAGATAATTAA
- the lpxD gene encoding UDP-3-O-(3-hydroxymyristoyl)glucosamine N-acyltransferase, translated as MQKTLSEIAKFIGGQVIGNGDILITGASGIKEAVEGDITFLANPKYSSLMDKTLASAIVTSADARETSKPVIVIDNPSLAFAKIISMFMPDEVGHPKRIDPTVMMGKNVTLGANVAIGPYTVIEDDVTIGDNAIIYASCYIGHHTKIGVKTLIYPHVSIRERVDIGAGVIIHSGTVIGSDGFGFATIKGIHHKIPQVGTVEIGDDVEIGANVTIDRARFDRTIIGRGTKIDNLVQIAHNVVIGENSLIVAQVGISGSTIIGNSVILGGQAGLVGHITVGDNAIVTAQTGVAKSVPANTMVSGYPARPFMTTQRANASLQNLPKLFDLVKELKKKIEELEARIK; from the coding sequence ATGCAAAAGACACTTAGTGAAATAGCTAAGTTTATTGGTGGCCAGGTTATCGGCAATGGCGATATTCTGATTACCGGGGCTTCGGGAATTAAAGAGGCAGTTGAAGGTGATATTACCTTTTTAGCCAATCCTAAATACAGCTCGCTTATGGATAAAACATTAGCTAGCGCGATTGTTACTTCAGCCGATGCTCGAGAAACCAGTAAACCGGTAATTGTAATTGATAATCCTTCCCTGGCCTTTGCAAAGATTATTTCTATGTTTATGCCTGATGAGGTAGGCCATCCCAAGCGCATAGACCCTACGGTAATGATGGGGAAAAATGTAACTTTAGGGGCCAATGTGGCTATTGGGCCTTATACAGTTATCGAAGATGATGTAACCATAGGGGATAATGCTATAATTTATGCTTCCTGTTATATCGGCCACCATACAAAAATAGGGGTTAAAACCCTGATTTACCCCCATGTTTCAATACGTGAACGTGTTGATATTGGAGCTGGAGTAATTATTCATTCGGGAACGGTTATAGGTTCCGATGGTTTTGGATTCGCTACGATTAAAGGGATACACCACAAGATTCCTCAGGTGGGGACAGTTGAAATCGGCGATGATGTTGAGATTGGCGCTAATGTTACTATTGACCGGGCACGTTTTGACAGGACGATCATCGGGCGCGGAACTAAAATTGATAATTTAGTGCAGATTGCTCATAATGTAGTTATTGGTGAAAATTCTCTGATTGTAGCTCAAGTTGGAATATCAGGCAGCACGATTATCGGTAATAGTGTAATTTTAGGCGGCCAAGCCGGATTAGTCGGCCATATTACTGTTGGCGATAATGCTATTGTAACTGCGCAAACCGGAGTGGCTAAATCTGTACCCGCCAATACAATGGTTTCGGGATATCCTGCCCGTCCGTTTATGACTACTCAGAGAGCAAATGCCAGCCTTCAGAATTTGCCTAAGCTATTTGATTTGGTCAAAGAGTTAAAGAAAAAGATTGAAGAGCTTGAGGCTCGAATTAAATAA
- a CDS encoding OmpH family outer membrane protein, translating into MRKATVVLLGAVFSLVLLIGSAQAADKFGYIDLSRAFSEYNKTKGYDKTLTDKEKVYTDERDKKVADLKAAQDKLNLLNDKQREAKNADLQAKVKSFQDSDRQKQADLRKEQEERMKEILKDIEVAVKKYAEKEGYTLVFNDRVLVYQTKSMDITNQIIAILNSPSK; encoded by the coding sequence ATGAGAAAGGCAACAGTAGTTTTGTTAGGAGCAGTTTTTAGCTTAGTTTTATTGATTGGAAGCGCTCAGGCAGCGGATAAATTCGGTTACATTGATTTAAGCCGCGCTTTTAGCGAATATAATAAAACCAAAGGTTATGATAAAACTTTAACCGATAAAGAAAAAGTTTATACCGATGAACGTGATAAAAAAGTCGCCGATCTCAAAGCCGCTCAAGATAAATTAAATTTACTTAATGACAAACAAAGAGAAGCAAAGAATGCCGATCTTCAGGCAAAGGTAAAATCTTTTCAGGATTCTGACCGTCAGAAACAGGCTGACTTACGTAAAGAGCAGGAAGAAAGAATGAAAGAGATTCTTAAGGATATCGAAGTCGCAGTTAAGAAATATGCCGAAAAAGAAGGATATACCCTTGTTTTTAATGACCGGGTTTTGGTTTATCAAACCAAAAGTATGGATATTACAAATCAAATTATCGCGATTCTAAATAGTCCCAGTAAATAA